A stretch of Desulfurivibrio alkaliphilus AHT 2 DNA encodes these proteins:
- a CDS encoding TonB-dependent receptor domain-containing protein, which translates to MKKQLNVIGLCTLLALPMAAGNAGAAPQSDPMLEAVVVTASRTAQSVDDTLAAVTVISRQDLERGQFSSLPEALATVPGLQISRSGGRGKETNIHLRGTSTSQTLVMVDGVRLGSATLGRPSLQHIPLSQIERIEVVRGPRSTLYGSDAMGGVIHIITRRGQEETRGNISAGAGSHRSYETQAAIAGAHGDSHYSLSGGHFYTRGFDARRNDVPDPSGWGNTPDEPDRDGYRESSASIRLGHRFAPGHEVELHGLHSSGTTEFDGWENETDFRQQVLGLNWRLMPADFWDITLQAAQSWDDSKNYSDGTYSSRFDTKRDQLGWQNDFFLNADNTLTLGVDYHKDRVSGSTDYDEDSRYTTGYYAQHQLNHGRHGFMLGMRYEDNEQFGSHTTYNLGYGLQLPRNTRLTLNYGTAFRAPTFNDLYWPADPVWGGGGNPDLKPEESKSYEAALQQSYQGGHWRLGVFRTDIDEMISGWPPENVNRARIDGLELESGHYLGEHWQLGAVVTILSPKDRDSDLLLPRRARRTAAINLDGDFGRWRSGVSMQAVGKRYDDAANQTRLAGYALLFWRAEYELSDNWLLQGKIDNLLDKDYEEVATYNTPGRTFFATLHYRF; encoded by the coding sequence ATGAAAAAGCAGCTCAATGTTATTGGTTTATGCACTCTGCTGGCCCTGCCCATGGCCGCCGGCAACGCCGGCGCCGCGCCACAGTCTGATCCCATGCTGGAAGCAGTGGTGGTTACCGCCAGCCGCACCGCCCAAAGCGTGGACGACACCCTGGCCGCGGTCACCGTCATCAGCCGCCAGGACTTGGAGCGGGGGCAGTTCAGCAGCCTGCCGGAAGCCCTGGCCACCGTGCCCGGGCTGCAGATCAGCCGCAGCGGCGGCCGGGGCAAGGAAACCAACATCCATTTGCGCGGCACCTCCACCAGCCAGACCCTGGTCATGGTGGATGGCGTTCGGCTGGGCTCCGCCACCCTGGGCCGCCCTTCCCTGCAGCACATTCCCCTGAGCCAGATTGAGCGGATCGAAGTGGTCCGGGGGCCGCGCTCCACCCTTTACGGCTCCGATGCCATGGGCGGGGTTATCCACATCATCACCCGCCGGGGCCAGGAAGAGACCCGGGGAAACATCAGTGCCGGCGCCGGCAGCCATCGCAGCTACGAAACCCAGGCCGCAATTGCCGGCGCCCACGGCGACAGCCATTACAGCCTGAGCGGCGGCCATTTTTACACCCGGGGCTTTGACGCGCGCCGCAATGATGTACCCGATCCCAGCGGCTGGGGCAACACCCCCGATGAACCGGACCGGGACGGCTACCGGGAAAGCTCCGCCAGCATCCGCCTGGGGCACCGTTTCGCCCCCGGTCATGAGGTCGAGCTGCACGGCCTGCACTCCTCCGGCACCACCGAGTTTGACGGCTGGGAAAACGAAACCGATTTCCGCCAGCAGGTGCTGGGGCTCAACTGGCGGCTGATGCCCGCCGATTTCTGGGACATCACCCTGCAGGCCGCCCAGAGTTGGGATGACAGCAAAAACTACAGCGACGGCACCTACTCCAGCCGGTTTGACACCAAACGGGATCAACTGGGCTGGCAGAATGATTTTTTTCTCAATGCCGACAACACACTAACCCTGGGGGTTGATTATCATAAGGATCGGGTCAGTGGCAGCACCGACTACGATGAAGATTCCCGCTACACCACCGGGTATTACGCCCAGCACCAGCTTAATCATGGCCGCCACGGTTTTATGCTGGGGATGCGCTACGAGGACAATGAACAGTTCGGCAGCCATACCACTTACAACCTCGGCTACGGCCTGCAACTGCCGCGCAATACCCGGCTGACCCTGAACTACGGCACCGCCTTTCGGGCCCCTACCTTCAATGACCTGTACTGGCCCGCCGACCCGGTCTGGGGCGGCGGCGGCAACCCGGACCTGAAGCCGGAAGAGTCCAAAAGCTACGAAGCGGCCCTGCAACAGAGCTACCAGGGCGGACACTGGCGCCTGGGAGTATTTCGCACCGACATCGATGAGATGATCAGCGGCTGGCCACCGGAGAATGTCAACCGGGCCCGGATTGACGGCCTGGAGCTGGAAAGCGGCCATTACCTGGGAGAGCACTGGCAGCTTGGGGCGGTGGTTACCATCTTGAGCCCTAAAGACCGGGACAGCGACCTGCTGCTGCCGCGCCGGGCCCGCCGCACGGCCGCCATCAACCTGGATGGCGATTTCGGCCGCTGGCGCAGCGGGGTGAGCATGCAGGCCGTCGGCAAGCGCTACGACGATGCCGCCAACCAGACCCGGCTGGCGGGTTACGCCCTGCTGTTCTGGCGGGCCGAATATGAATTGTCCGACAACTGGCTGCTGCAGGGAAAAATTGACAACCTGCTGGACAAGGATTACGAGGAAGTGGCCACCTACAATACCCCGGGGCGCACCTTTTTCGCGACCCTGCACTACCGCTTCTAA
- a CDS encoding MotA/TolQ/ExbB proton channel family protein, protein MLQLFHSGGPLMYPLLACSVIALAVVIERGLFWALVEYHRRRELVDEVLELSRAGRLEKVREKVSGCRDYVVRILISGILHRDFSPAKAMEAAAADELQRMRRFMGVLDTMITVAPLLGILGTVVGIINSFEMLEAAGIEEPGKVTAGIAQALITTATGLSIAIFAVFPYNYFNARAENAVLNIEKYATSLEIIFQKTAEQVPAKSAEEP, encoded by the coding sequence ATGCTGCAACTATTCCACAGCGGCGGGCCGTTAATGTATCCCCTGCTGGCCTGCTCGGTCATCGCTTTAGCGGTGGTGATCGAGCGGGGCCTGTTCTGGGCGCTGGTTGAATATCACCGGCGGCGGGAGCTGGTGGACGAGGTGCTGGAGCTGAGCCGGGCCGGCCGTTTGGAGAAGGTACGGGAAAAGGTCAGCGGTTGCCGCGATTACGTGGTCCGGATTTTAATCAGCGGCATTCTTCATCGCGACTTTTCCCCGGCCAAGGCCATGGAAGCGGCGGCAGCCGACGAGTTGCAGCGGATGCGGCGCTTCATGGGGGTGCTGGACACCATGATCACGGTGGCCCCGCTGCTGGGGATTCTGGGCACCGTGGTGGGGATCATCAACTCCTTCGAGATGCTGGAGGCAGCGGGTATTGAAGAGCCGGGCAAGGTGACCGCCGGTATCGCCCAGGCCCTGATCACCACCGCCACCGGCCTGAGCATTGCCATCTTTGCCGTTTTTCCCTACAACTACTTCAACGCCCGGGCCGAAAACGCGGTCCTGAACATTGAAAAATACGCCACCAGCCTGGAAATAATTTTTCAGAAGACGGCAGAACAGGTGCCTGCAAAAAGCGCCGAAGAACCATGA
- a CDS encoding ExbD/TolR family protein: MKIRQTTGKKARIEMLPLIDIVFLVLVVFIYAMLSMAVHRGLPVTLPQSASTAPEQATELTVNIQADGAVFVNRQAVAGAQLTDHLRLLAAEQPDAAVILFADRDLSYQQLFTVLDKISAAGLERVSLQAEAATP, encoded by the coding sequence ATGAAGATCAGGCAGACAACCGGCAAAAAGGCCCGCATTGAAATGCTGCCGCTGATCGACATCGTTTTTCTGGTCCTGGTGGTCTTCATTTACGCCATGCTCTCCATGGCCGTACACCGCGGCCTGCCGGTCACCCTGCCGCAATCGGCCAGTACGGCGCCGGAACAGGCCACGGAGCTTACCGTTAACATTCAGGCCGACGGCGCCGTCTTTGTCAATCGCCAAGCGGTGGCCGGGGCGCAACTTACCGATCACCTGCGCCTGTTGGCCGCCGAGCAACCCGACGCGGCGGTGATTCTGTTTGCCGACCGGGATTTAAGCTATCAGCAACTTTTCACGGTACTTGACAAAATCAGCGCTGCCGGGCTTGAACGGGTTTCCCTGCAGGCCGAAGCCGCCACCCCCTGA
- a CDS encoding energy transducer TonB, with protein sequence MQRTLMALFLALLGHALLFWWGSDWSWRASPPPEGKQLALQLALSTGPPAALPPETPAAPEPATPSRPEPPPEPEAIPVPQPPPAPTPEPEPVPEPKPAPEPEAKTAPEDSKKPPEPPLDKAKPVAKETAAASPAPAPLTSAAEAAGATAKQQSTAAGPITEARPLYRENPPPPYPRAAQRRHHQGTVILEVLVNRQGRVEELQVAESSGYPLLDQAALAAVADWRFEPGRRNGQTITSTVLVPVSFVLQ encoded by the coding sequence ATGCAAAGAACGCTGATGGCACTCTTTTTGGCCCTGCTCGGCCATGCGCTGCTGTTCTGGTGGGGCAGCGACTGGTCCTGGCGCGCCTCGCCACCACCGGAGGGCAAGCAACTGGCCCTGCAGCTGGCATTGAGCACCGGCCCCCCCGCCGCTTTGCCCCCGGAAACCCCGGCGGCGCCGGAGCCGGCCACCCCCAGCCGGCCAGAGCCGCCGCCGGAACCGGAGGCCATCCCGGTGCCGCAACCACCCCCTGCACCGACACCGGAGCCGGAACCGGTTCCGGAGCCGAAACCTGCCCCGGAACCGGAAGCAAAAACGGCACCCGAAGATAGCAAAAAGCCGCCGGAACCGCCACTGGACAAGGCAAAGCCGGTCGCCAAGGAAACGGCGGCGGCAAGCCCTGCTCCGGCGCCGCTCACCTCCGCCGCCGAGGCGGCCGGCGCCACGGCCAAACAGCAATCAACCGCCGCCGGCCCAATAACCGAGGCCCGCCCCCTTTACCGGGAAAACCCGCCACCGCCTTACCCCCGCGCGGCCCAGCGGCGGCACCACCAGGGCACCGTCATCCTGGAAGTGTTGGTCAACCGCCAGGGCCGGGTGGAGGAATTGCAGGTGGCCGAATCCAGCGGTTATCCCCTGCTGGACCAGGCGGCACTGGCGGCCGTGGCCGACTGGCGCTTTGAGCCGGGCCGACGCAACGGCCAGACGATCACCTCCACTGTGCTGGTGCCGGTAAGTTTTGTTTTACAGTAA
- a CDS encoding ABC transporter substrate-binding protein, protein MNRPFTTLFLPAAQLLLVLLLLLPAHTAAGAGQAAGTELRQLADPTGREVSIPATPRRVVSLAPSITEMIFALEQQELLLGTTQFSNYPPAAREIPRIGSYVLPDLERIVALSPDLVLATRDGNPRRLINRLEALGIPVFAIDPRNLAEIKTSLLVLGEVLNATDQANALATDIEQRLAQLQAQMRHIEHRPLVFFQVDAAPMVSIGEETFLHELIELAGGRNAAAGGPAYPRYGWEEILNLQPEVVIITSMAGGQSPEELLRMWQRWPQLQAVQNNRLHVVDADLFDRPTHRLLDGLEILAKLIHPGQDTTD, encoded by the coding sequence ATGAACAGGCCCTTTACCACCCTTTTCCTGCCTGCAGCCCAGCTGCTCTTGGTTTTACTGCTGCTTTTGCCGGCCCATACCGCAGCCGGCGCCGGCCAGGCAGCGGGAACAGAGCTACGTCAGCTCGCCGACCCCACCGGCCGTGAGGTGAGCATACCGGCAACCCCCAGGCGGGTGGTCTCCCTGGCCCCCAGCATCACCGAAATGATTTTCGCCTTGGAGCAGCAGGAACTGCTGCTGGGCACCACCCAGTTCAGCAACTACCCGCCGGCGGCCAGGGAAATTCCCCGAATCGGCTCCTATGTGCTCCCCGACCTGGAGCGGATCGTGGCCCTGAGCCCGGACCTGGTGCTGGCCACCCGGGACGGCAACCCCCGGCGGCTGATCAACCGCCTGGAGGCCTTGGGGATTCCGGTTTTTGCCATCGACCCGCGCAACCTGGCGGAGATCAAAACCAGCCTGCTGGTCCTGGGAGAGGTGCTCAACGCCACCGACCAGGCCAACGCCCTGGCAACCGACATAGAGCAGCGGCTAGCTCAGTTGCAGGCCCAAATGCGCCACATCGAGCACCGCCCCCTGGTCTTTTTCCAGGTGGACGCCGCCCCCATGGTCAGCATCGGGGAAGAAACCTTCCTCCACGAACTGATCGAGCTGGCCGGGGGCCGTAACGCAGCCGCCGGCGGCCCGGCCTACCCTCGCTACGGCTGGGAGGAAATTCTCAACCTGCAGCCGGAGGTGGTAATCATCACCTCCATGGCCGGCGGTCAGAGCCCGGAGGAACTGCTTCGGATGTGGCAGCGCTGGCCGCAGCTGCAAGCGGTGCAAAACAACCGCCTCCACGTGGTAGACGCCGATCTTTTCGACCGCCCCACCCACCGGCTGCTGGACGGCCTGGAGATCCTGGCCAAACTGATCCACCCCGGGCAGGATACCACGGATTAA